Proteins from a single region of Tautonia marina:
- a CDS encoding IS4 family transposase yields the protein MEDASRLRRALATYAVVAWRLLWLTCRARQEPEAACNAVIPEASWQILHRAVERSEPPERAPGLRGAVRPLARLGGFLGRARDAEPGVTTIWRGLRRLDDLALGWNLAEQASRASPPTCG from the coding sequence TTGGAGGATGCCTCTCGCCTTCGTCGCGCCCTGGCTACCTACGCCGTGGTTGCCTGGCGGTTGTTATGGCTGACATGCCGGGCCCGACAAGAGCCCGAGGCCGCCTGTAACGCGGTGATCCCCGAAGCCTCGTGGCAGATCTTGCACCGAGCCGTCGAGCGATCCGAACCGCCGGAAAGGGCTCCCGGATTGAGAGGAGCCGTTCGCCCATTGGCCAGGCTGGGAGGCTTCCTGGGACGCGCCCGCGACGCCGAGCCCGGGGTGACGACAATCTGGCGCGGCCTCCGCCGACTGGACGACCTGGCCCTCGGTTGGAATCTCGCCGAGCAAGCGTCGCGGGCAAGTCCCCCCACTTGTGGGTAA
- a CDS encoding transposase → MERAARDRGLIPPKARAAIDATGYETRHVSRSFSWRSKRSGKRRRQRSWPKLTAVLEARSHYFLAAHVSRGPSQDSSQFRPAVRAAAKHCPIDTLLGDGAFDAEHNHELARRGLGIRSTVIPLNRRTSGRKWPKTRYRRQMVKRFRRKPRRLHHRRVYGQRWQVESGFSRVKRLLGSALRARRWVNQKKEILLRVLTHNLMLLAAAA, encoded by the coding sequence ATGGAGCGCGCGGCGCGGGACCGCGGCCTGATCCCACCGAAGGCCCGGGCGGCGATCGACGCCACCGGCTACGAGACGCGGCACGTCAGCCGCTCCTTCTCCTGGCGGTCCAAGCGCTCCGGCAAGCGGCGGAGGCAACGCTCCTGGCCGAAGCTGACTGCCGTGCTGGAGGCCCGCAGCCACTACTTCCTCGCGGCCCACGTCTCGCGGGGGCCGAGCCAGGACTCGTCGCAGTTCCGCCCGGCAGTGCGAGCCGCCGCGAAACATTGCCCGATCGACACGCTGCTGGGCGACGGCGCCTTCGACGCCGAGCACAACCACGAGCTGGCCCGCCGGGGCCTGGGCATCCGCTCGACGGTCATCCCGCTAAACCGGCGCACCTCGGGCCGCAAGTGGCCGAAGACGAGGTACCGGCGCCAGATGGTCAAGCGGTTCCGCCGCAAGCCGAGGCGGTTGCACCACCGCCGCGTCTACGGCCAGCGATGGCAGGTGGAGAGCGGGTTCTCGCGGGTCAAGCGGCTGCTGGGCTCGGCACTGCGGGCCCGGCGGTGGGTCAACCAGAAGAAGGAGATCCTGCTGCGGGTCCTGACCCATAACCTCATGCTCCTGGCAGCCGCCGCATAG
- a CDS encoding FG-GAP-like repeat-containing protein, producing MGASKPINRRKRKQSQKRDPGKGRKWPTCVIAGLGLLAIGWGAYRAAVGWRFEVELSRAVAEFSSGQIAPARERLVRLLGHRGAESEVAYHLGLCEEAAGRPGPAMIAWNRIDPESPYASLAAQHRDVLLRKYHDEGRFAQLEELLDIVRQTDGPEAVEAGQSLARLLRFECRFDELRKVLREEWARSSDPYRTLHELWLLDVDPVPIEMVRGVLDQAAAKAPEDDRVWLGKANLAIWSGQFEEADRWIRACLDRRPRDPAAWRARLDWAMATDRPDEARLALEHLTSQVFPPERVLMLDAWLAARDPNLGDLETRLDRESRALDALIASAPSESAALERRIELAVIRGDLDRAAGLRRAKAELDRDHHRYGNLLREGNPEANLPKLADLAESLGRIFEAKAYWTLMLKRRPDDSRAHQALVRIDRKMAAVDATSAPRSPEQLLSELTLAGKEAESPPPGAIRSQDRPETKLAFVDSTRPAGLEFSFDNGQSPARQLPETMSGGLGLIDYDGDGWFDVYVVQGGPFPPGPGGTRSGDQLFRNRGNGTFEDVTESAGISGFAKGYGHGVAVADYENDGHPDLFVTRWRSYALYRNNGDGTFSDVTDRAGLGGDRDWPTSAAFADLDGDGDPDLYVCHYLDWDSSNPRPCPPNQAGNPVYCDPREFEARPDRLYRNDGGRFVDVTKEAGISALDGRGLGVVAADLDGDGRVDLYVANDTTANFFYRNLGAMQFDEVAHESGLAGNAEGGYQAGMGIAIGDFEGDGRPDLAVTNFIGEGTTYYHNLGDGMFIDRSADIGLLSASRRWLGFGIVCLDADNDGWLDLATANGHVNDYRPTFPFAMPAQLLQGGRAGRLTDVSAVAGRPWQIPRIGRGLAAGDLDNDGRTDLVLLSHDQPLAYLQNQTEGGHFVTFQLEGTRSNRDAIGARVTLRTRSRDHVGYRFGGGSYQSASDPRLHFGLGGVDQLDSVEVTWPSGHEDRFSHLQVDSGYLLREGSPQAFPLPGF from the coding sequence ATGGGAGCGTCGAAACCAATTAACCGCCGCAAGCGCAAGCAATCCCAGAAACGGGACCCGGGGAAGGGGCGGAAGTGGCCGACTTGCGTCATCGCGGGGCTCGGCCTGCTTGCGATCGGCTGGGGGGCGTACCGGGCCGCGGTTGGCTGGCGGTTCGAGGTCGAGCTCTCTCGCGCGGTGGCAGAGTTCTCTTCTGGGCAGATTGCCCCAGCCCGCGAGCGACTTGTCCGGCTCCTCGGGCACCGAGGGGCCGAGTCCGAGGTTGCCTATCACCTCGGCCTCTGCGAGGAGGCGGCGGGTCGTCCCGGGCCTGCGATGATCGCCTGGAACCGGATCGACCCGGAGTCACCCTACGCATCGCTGGCGGCTCAGCACCGAGATGTCCTGCTGCGGAAATACCACGACGAGGGTCGGTTCGCGCAGCTCGAGGAACTCCTCGACATTGTCCGTCAGACCGACGGACCAGAGGCCGTTGAGGCGGGGCAGTCGCTGGCCCGACTCCTGCGGTTCGAATGCCGATTCGACGAGCTCAGGAAGGTGCTCAGGGAGGAATGGGCCCGGTCATCGGATCCGTACCGCACCTTGCACGAACTCTGGCTCCTCGACGTCGATCCGGTCCCGATCGAGATGGTCAGAGGGGTCCTCGACCAGGCCGCGGCGAAGGCACCCGAGGACGACCGGGTCTGGCTCGGGAAGGCGAACCTGGCGATCTGGTCGGGCCAGTTCGAGGAGGCGGACCGCTGGATCAGGGCCTGTCTCGATCGTCGGCCACGAGACCCGGCGGCCTGGCGAGCCCGGCTCGACTGGGCAATGGCGACCGACCGGCCAGACGAGGCCCGCCTTGCCCTCGAGCATCTGACGTCTCAGGTCTTTCCTCCGGAACGGGTCCTGATGCTTGACGCCTGGCTGGCCGCCCGAGATCCAAACCTCGGGGACCTGGAGACCCGTCTCGATCGAGAATCGCGGGCACTGGACGCCCTCATCGCTTCCGCACCGAGTGAGTCCGCGGCCCTGGAACGCCGGATCGAACTGGCTGTGATCCGAGGTGACCTGGATCGCGCCGCCGGACTCCGCCGGGCCAAGGCTGAACTCGACCGGGACCACCATCGCTACGGCAACCTGCTCAGGGAGGGCAATCCCGAGGCCAACCTCCCGAAGCTGGCGGACCTGGCCGAGTCACTCGGCCGAATCTTCGAGGCGAAAGCGTACTGGACACTGATGCTCAAGCGTCGACCTGACGACTCAAGGGCTCACCAGGCCCTCGTCAGGATCGATCGCAAGATGGCCGCGGTCGACGCGACTTCAGCTCCCCGATCGCCCGAACAACTCCTGAGCGAACTCACTCTGGCTGGGAAGGAGGCCGAGAGTCCCCCCCCCGGGGCGATCCGCTCGCAGGACCGCCCCGAAACAAAACTCGCGTTCGTCGACTCAACTCGTCCCGCCGGGCTTGAGTTTTCCTTCGACAACGGCCAGAGCCCTGCCCGCCAACTTCCCGAGACCATGAGCGGTGGCCTCGGACTGATCGATTATGACGGCGACGGCTGGTTCGATGTCTACGTCGTCCAGGGCGGACCGTTCCCGCCCGGGCCAGGTGGAACCCGCTCAGGGGACCAACTGTTCCGGAACCGGGGCAACGGGACCTTCGAGGATGTCACCGAGTCCGCCGGGATTTCCGGGTTCGCGAAGGGATACGGCCATGGAGTCGCGGTCGCTGATTATGAGAACGATGGGCACCCGGACCTGTTCGTGACCCGATGGCGGAGTTACGCCCTCTACCGGAACAACGGAGATGGGACCTTCTCCGACGTGACGGATCGGGCAGGTCTGGGGGGCGATCGTGACTGGCCCACCTCCGCGGCCTTCGCGGATCTCGATGGGGATGGAGATCCGGATCTCTATGTCTGTCACTACCTCGACTGGGATTCGTCAAACCCTCGGCCTTGCCCCCCCAATCAGGCGGGCAACCCGGTCTACTGTGACCCTCGCGAGTTCGAGGCCCGACCGGATCGACTCTATCGCAATGATGGCGGCCGATTCGTCGATGTGACGAAAGAGGCCGGGATCTCCGCCCTCGATGGCCGGGGGCTCGGAGTGGTGGCCGCCGACCTGGACGGCGACGGGCGGGTTGACCTCTATGTGGCCAATGACACCACCGCCAACTTCTTCTATCGCAACCTGGGCGCGATGCAATTCGACGAGGTCGCCCACGAGTCGGGCCTGGCCGGGAACGCCGAGGGAGGATATCAGGCCGGGATGGGGATCGCGATCGGAGATTTCGAAGGTGACGGCCGGCCCGATTTGGCGGTCACGAACTTCATCGGCGAGGGGACCACCTATTACCACAACCTCGGTGATGGGATGTTCATCGATCGCTCGGCCGACATCGGTCTGTTATCCGCGAGCCGCCGATGGCTCGGCTTCGGGATCGTCTGCCTCGATGCCGACAACGACGGATGGCTCGACCTGGCCACCGCCAACGGGCATGTCAACGATTACCGTCCGACGTTCCCCTTCGCCATGCCAGCCCAGCTCCTGCAAGGCGGACGAGCCGGCCGTTTGACCGATGTCAGCGCTGTCGCGGGCCGTCCGTGGCAGATCCCTCGCATTGGCAGGGGCCTCGCTGCCGGCGACCTCGACAACGACGGTCGGACCGATCTCGTTTTGCTCTCGCACGATCAACCGTTGGCTTATCTCCAGAATCAGACCGAGGGTGGCCATTTTGTCACATTTCAACTAGAGGGGACGCGATCGAATCGCGATGCCATCGGAGCCAGAGTGACGCTCCGGACGAGGAGTCGCGATCATGTCGGGTATCGGTTCGGTGGAGGGAGCTATCAATCCGCATCTGATCCAAGGTTACACTTCGGCCTGGGCGGAGTGGATCAATTGGATTCGGTCGAGGTTACCTGGCCTTCGGGGCATGAGGACCGGTTCTCCCACCTTCAGGTGGATTCAGGATACCTCCTCCGTGAAGGGAGTCCTCAGGCGTTTCCGCTTCCTGGATTCTGA
- a CDS encoding DUF1559 domain-containing protein, which yields MRRRGFTLIELLVVIAIIGVLIALLLPAVQSAREAARRAQCTNNLKQIALAVHNYHDTVGSFPPGSMVNRIGEAGGWGGSWWAWSTFILPQMEQGAVFNAINFSDRGTVGIQPDGRLGNNGQNMSVAHVTVYRTIIGSYLCPTDDSNRLFDDRRWVNISNLASPHTTSVTNYVASVGDPRTGNPLFDVWSSAPLDSYWGCNGTFQGIFGDCSSGAVTNIASVRDGTSNTFLLGENSPNLNGQLTWTSGHGAWAGTHVPLNWMTSLKDNEVDPTDGTVCSISYLGNITQAKFCYRNQFYIWGFKSFHPGGANFAMADGSVKFVKQTIHPRIYNALGTRRRGEIISADAY from the coding sequence ATGCGCCGACGCGGATTCACGCTGATCGAATTACTGGTCGTGATCGCGATCATCGGGGTTTTGATCGCCTTGTTGCTCCCCGCGGTGCAGTCTGCCCGCGAGGCCGCCCGCCGTGCCCAGTGCACGAATAACCTGAAGCAGATCGCCCTGGCCGTGCATAATTATCACGACACGGTCGGGAGTTTCCCTCCGGGTTCGATGGTCAACCGGATTGGCGAAGCGGGTGGCTGGGGTGGGTCGTGGTGGGCGTGGTCGACCTTCATCCTGCCCCAGATGGAGCAAGGCGCCGTCTTCAATGCGATCAACTTCTCAGACCGTGGTACCGTGGGGATTCAGCCCGACGGGAGGCTGGGCAACAACGGTCAGAACATGAGTGTGGCCCACGTGACGGTTTATCGAACGATCATCGGGAGCTACCTCTGCCCAACGGACGACTCCAACAGGCTGTTCGACGATCGACGATGGGTGAACATCTCCAACCTCGCCAGCCCCCATACCACGTCTGTGACGAACTATGTTGCGAGCGTGGGGGACCCAAGGACGGGGAATCCACTCTTCGATGTCTGGTCAAGTGCTCCCCTCGATTCATACTGGGGCTGTAATGGGACCTTCCAGGGGATCTTCGGTGATTGCAGCAGCGGCGCGGTCACGAACATCGCGAGCGTCCGGGACGGCACCAGCAATACGTTCCTACTCGGGGAGAACTCGCCGAACCTCAATGGTCAGCTGACCTGGACCAGTGGGCATGGCGCCTGGGCTGGGACTCACGTCCCGCTGAACTGGATGACCTCGTTGAAGGACAACGAGGTCGACCCGACCGACGGCACCGTTTGCAGCATCAGTTACCTCGGGAATATCACCCAGGCCAAGTTCTGCTACCGGAACCAGTTCTACATCTGGGGATTCAAGAGCTTCCATCCGGGTGGGGCGAACTTCGCCATGGCTGACGGGTCGGTCAAGTTCGTCAAGCAGACGATCCACCCCCGGATTTACAACGCGCTCGGGACCCGAAGAAGGGGCGAGATCATCTCGGCTGACGCCTATTAA